A single Blastococcus colisei DNA region contains:
- a CDS encoding site-specific integrase, with the protein MFIRHLPERDRRFAEAREEYLLNYGYNTARAYWGDLEHLYDWCEERGFDVFTLTEQQFRQYQALLRRRKYSENTVRRRRTAWEGFRRAAANLT; encoded by the coding sequence ATGTTCATCCGGCACCTGCCGGAGCGCGATCGGCGCTTCGCAGAGGCCCGCGAGGAGTACCTACTGAACTACGGCTACAACACCGCTCGGGCGTACTGGGGCGACCTTGAGCACCTGTACGACTGGTGCGAGGAGCGGGGCTTCGACGTCTTCACCCTTACCGAGCAGCAGTTCAGGCAGTATCAGGCGCTCCTGAGGCGGCGGAAGTACAGCGAGAACACCGTCCGGCGCCGGCGGACTGCTTGGGAAGGCTTTCGGCGGGCAGCTGCCAACTTAACGTGA